Genomic window (Rosa chinensis cultivar Old Blush chromosome 6, RchiOBHm-V2, whole genome shotgun sequence):
TTGTGCATTAAGTAATTGGGGAAGTGTATGTAAAACTCCTCAGACATGAATGGACGAAAATATCCATCAAAATAAGCCAGCTGGCAGCCTCCGAAACGGAGCTAACTGCAGCTCCAGGTACGATTATTCAGTaacggtgcgtttggatgagaaaattataaaatccgtaggaatttataaatgatggaatctttaactccattaatctaaaattccattaattgcaatttctattgtttggttgcatctatttaggatttgaaatgtgtaataaattaagaaagtttaaaacaaataaaaagataaaatagaaaaaagtcttattttggaaataaaaattgaatacttcaaaggaattcgtaaatgacacctattttggtggaaattaaagtgaggaatttaaataacgaattccttcgtttttttctacagagaaatttaaaatttccaatctgataatgccaaacaaGGGAATTGGCTtctaggaattatgaaatcctcactttcaattaaattccatcattttttccctcatccaaacacactctaagGGTTAGAATTTCAGGTACCtttttgatatttttgaaacttGAAGCACAAAAATTTAGAATGGCGAAAAGATTGGGTGCAATACGGatgatttttccttttaattatATCTTAGTTATGCATTGTGCTTGGCACACTATTATTAACGTTGCTAAAAACCAAATATATTAACCTATTTGTAGTAGTAATGTTATAGAAACCACGATTAATGCTAATCAGCAACCTTTGCCAAAAGTTCATCGAAAGCTTAGAACAATAGCCTAAATATGTCTTCTCTCCAACCAACATTCTCTTCCAATTCTAGTTCAAACTTCAATGAGCTTCAATGGGTGATTCAAATCCAAAAATTCCTAGAGGAAGAGTTCGAGCATGATATtgaaatccctatctccattttCAACGTCCCCAAATCCCTCATGGCTAGTGACCCAGAATCGTACACCCCTCAAGTGGTTGCGATTGGTCCTTACCATCATTGGCGTCCGGAGCTGTATGAGATGGTGAGGTATAAAGTGGCTGCAGCTAAAAGAACCCAAAAGCAGCTCCAAACCCTCAAATTCCAGGACCTTGTTGACCAATTGACAAGGTTCGAGCTGAGGATTCGGGCTTGTTACCACAAGTACCTGGAGTTTAATGGCGAGACATTGGGGTGGATGATGGCTATTGATGCTTCGTTTTTCTTCGAAATCCTCCAAGTCTATGTAGTCCAAGAAGGGAACACATCGACGAGAGTTTCTTCAAGGATGGCACATTTGGTTGACTATGCAGGAAGGAAGTCAGCACATCATGCCATCCTTAGGGACTTGGTGATGCTTGAGAACCAAATGCCACTATTTGTTTTGAGAGAAGTGTTGGCATTTCAGTTACCAACGTTGGAATGCACCGACAATATGCTTCTTTCCATGTTTATGGGACTGTGCAAAGAGCTCTCCCCATTCAAGATGAATGATGAAGATATGCCAAAGATCCAAGTGTCGAGTTGTTGTCACTTGCTAGACTTTTTATACCGCATGATCACCCCCAAATTAGAAACTAGACCGTCAGAAATTACAGAAACCGAGGATGGTCCGGCCACACCACACAAGGGAAAGTCTTCAGATAACTCGAATTTCCTCAAACAATTTCTGGAGAAGGTAGGGAAGCTGCTATCGAAGTTGAACAAGGGCCCGATACGtcttttgaaaaaaattctaatttctCGACCTGTAAAAGTGTTACACAAACTGCCTTGGACTATCCTTTCCAACCATGCTGGACCCGCAATTTTGAAACAACCTCTCGAGTTACTTTCCTCCCAAGACAAAGAAGCAGTCAAACCTGAAGATGATAAATCAAGCAATAGACCGCCGTTGATAGAGGAGATCACCATCCCATCAGTCTCCAAACTCTCAAAATCAGGTGTCAAGTTCTTGCCCGCAAGTAGTATTTCAACCATCTCTTTCGATGCTAAAACTTGCTCATTTTACCTCCCGAGTACAAGCTTAGATGGGAACACAGAGGTGATCCTGAGAAACTTGGTGGCCTACGAGGCATCAACTGCATCGGGGCCATTAGTTTTTACTCGCTACACCGAGTTGATGAACGGAATCATAGACACCGAGGAAGACGCCAAGTTGCTTAGAGAGAAGGGTATCATCGTGAATCGTTTGAAGAGTGATGAAGAAGTGGCAAAGCTGTTCAATGGCATGAGCAGGTCCATTAGATTGACCAAAGTGCCCTTCTTGGATAAGGCAATCAAAGATGCCAACAAGTATTACCATGGTAGATGGAAGGTGAAGATGAGGAAGTCTTTGAAAACTTATGTGTTCGGTTCTTGGCAATTTCTGGCTTCGCTCGCTACCATTTTTCTCCTGCTCTTGATGACATTGGAAGCATTTTGCTCAGTCTATAGCTGCAGTCGCATGTTTCATATCAACACCACTAATAAATAGCTTATAAGTTTCGCTGTCATCTTGCTCAATGACCCTTCTTAATTTCTTCTTTCGAAAAAGATTAAGGATGGTTTGGTTTGCTTTTTTGCTTTTCTTGCAATGACTGAAAGATTGTAGTACTTATTTCTTAATGGtttgattctttctttctttgttatttTTCTCTGGTGAAGTTAGTGATTTTAGTGATGACAAAGGGCATCATAAACTATTTTATGTTAATATATCGTTTGgtgttaaaaaagaagaaaatgttggCAAAAGAGGCCTTAAGAGCAGGAGACAAATATCTTTATGCAAAGTTTGCTGAAAGACAATCCTCAACCTATGCCCATCTGCGAGATCAACTTCAAGAAGAAAAATGCTAACGAGGAAGAAAGAGATCGCTGTTAGATTTATGAATTGGTATTTAGAGTCTCACCGTGTTAGTATGCAGTGCATAAAGGATCTAACACAAACTACATATGATTTGAGTACAAATAATGTAGAGAACAATGAAGGTTGCTGGGTTTCGAtcattatttctttcttttttttcgttTTGTTTTTCCTTAGAAAAGAATGGTTTCtcctttcataaaaaaaaaaaaaaaggtttctaGGATCTGAATGGGTGACTTTTGTATTTTACTATGTTATAAGCGTGGAAAATTTCTTTAATCTGAGCGTGGAAATTACTATACAATTGAACCCGGAAgctaatagattttttttttttaggattgaattttttttttctaatcgaGGCTATGCAATTGTTTCCTAAAGGTTGATATTGAATTGAACCAAAGAAGAATGATACAAAGAGAAGAAGGAAAGGAAGATGAAGTGGAAAGGACAGGTAGAAATCGTTCACAGAGAGAacgagaaagagaaaagaatctgaatggaaataaaaagaaaataagaaatatgtGTTTGTGCAATAATTATGGACAGATTCggaaaatacaaaagttatttTGTAAAACATTAATGTTATCGTTTTGAGTAAAATAAGAGGATACACGGcagtaaataaatgaaaaaggaTAAAAATGAGAGATAGATGAGAAGATTGTTGGGAATCCCCAAGAAATTTAGTATAACAATTTCACAAAGCAAAGTCTAACATAAAGCAAAAAAGGCATGTCCAGAGTTCGAATAATAATCAAATCTCTTTTAGAGATCTGTCTAATTTAACTGCTACCAAGTAcataaattctatttctttaATGGAATTAGCTCTGGAATCACGCTATTAACTAACAAATAGTATATTATAAGCAATAGCCTTTCCAAACCAAGCATTGGTCTATATCTGATCTACGTCTGTTTGCATGTACTATGTCTTTTTAATTACGAAAAATCATTCTATCGTACCTGACGTTTTCATCATTTTAAAGTTTCGTAccttaaattttaaaaatattataaagGTACTTGAGGTTCTGACCCCGATCGAATAATCATACCTGAAGTCATTAGCTCCGTTACAGAGACTGTCAATTGCCATATTTTGAAAGGTATTTTCATCCCTCAAGTATTTCCCATTATAATCCCATATAATTACATAGATAGCTTTTTTCAGACCCCTCATATCGTTCATCCTCTCAAATCTCTACGCTGCCACTCTCACTTTATGTGAGAGCTTCTCCTCTTCTTTGAGAGTCTTTGCATCGTAATGTGAATCTATGAGAGGCCTTTCCCCTTCTTTCTCTGCCAAATCCGTTCACAGAGTCATGAGTCTAGCTTTGGTGATTAGATCCTAATGAAGAGCTCATAATTGAATGGGTGTGAAATCAATTGCATGGTTgtaaaatcaaattcaattttGGAGTATAGcttcattgtttttgtttttgttttttttttttaataaagggctggtgcaaCTGtcttcaagccttgattaatgaaactgctgaATACAAAGGGAAgacattaagcctaaaccccttattacaataagcaccCAGAGTAattcctgaaataatatcaggaatctCTATCTCTATAGAAtacttgtattctaacaagcaccaactagcaaagaatgCTCTATTGGCTACCCTATTTACTTTAACATAGCAGTGatataacggaaagataactcgatatgtaatccgaatacaacatagcataattaccaattgCACAATTTTCCTATTATGTTGCCGTCGGAGGGTAAATCTGACAACACTTAACTTCACTCTACCACTAGGAGGTAgtgaccatttgacaaagcaaagAGTTCGCTGCCTActtagagcagacaaggcactttgagtgcacacacaggctgtaacgtcccgtatcttaatttacctgtttactagtcatttggacggtaaacaacctttactttcacttttactgtcgtttcagtacttttagggggccctaaaagatgactttcTGTTcgagtcaaaatttgagaaaaagttcttcatgaaagttgtagagaacgttaaaccgagcgcgtgcatatatggtacgtaaaaattggagttcgtatgcaaaagttatggccaaaatactaaaattactgtttatagtaactttctatatatagagaaagtactgtggtaagtttcgatatttttccagaaacttaccgagctttctggggtcttctttgtCCGACCATATCTTCCTCCACAGGCCTCCAATCGACTTGATTCCAAAAGCAATTTTTCTCACCTTGACGTTGCCTATAATTTCTCTGAAGACATCGGGGTGAAAAACGAACTGTGGAGGGAGCTGCAAGGCCGAGAAGCCTCATAGCTCGAGCTGGAAATCGCCTCCCTTCACCGGCTGATatcttccgattccggccaccccagacGACCAAGTTAGATTGTTGGGAGCGCCTTGGGACGTAGATGATGTTCCCGGAAGCTTTTGCCGAGatttgaagcgtggaggaagaatcgacggtttgaagtttgaagttactattcacggtTCGGGTTCAACCTtccccttaattgttgaggtacttccactcattttctaacttggtcacagttgaaagaattaatgggtgtgttgagtaggtgttactgccaaattttggtggccattggagttggtggcagtggcggcgcAGCCGCCACTTTGGGCGGCTGtaacggcggctagggtagctttttaatttcaatttctggctagttaaattctataattatcatagagcttatatatgaagtttggtaaggattggtggagttttgaatcggttataaatttctaaagatttggatttcgATTAATGTTAATCGTGGATCCGATCGTCGGATTTCCtccataattgttatatagtctgaaatcgatgagtgggcagtgttggtgaagtttggtcGGATGCAGAAGAGGATtagagaagttgaggttataggttttgagatttaattattgattatcgtaaaattATTTTCCGTCCGATAATTATttatgtacgaataattgtgtacaggacgaggtaccgactcatcgctcgatgaaggaactcgtttgcgtggtcgcccaatagtacagtgagtggacttttactttaaatgatgc
Coding sequences:
- the LOC112170713 gene encoding putative UPF0481 protein At3g02645, encoding MSSLQPTFSSNSSSNFNELQWVIQIQKFLEEEFEHDIEIPISIFNVPKSLMASDPESYTPQVVAIGPYHHWRPELYEMVRYKVAAAKRTQKQLQTLKFQDLVDQLTRFELRIRACYHKYLEFNGETLGWMMAIDASFFFEILQVYVVQEGNTSTRVSSRMAHLVDYAGRKSAHHAILRDLVMLENQMPLFVLREVLAFQLPTLECTDNMLLSMFMGLCKELSPFKMNDEDMPKIQVSSCCHLLDFLYRMITPKLETRPSEITETEDGPATPHKGKSSDNSNFLKQFLEKVGKLLSKLNKGPIRLLKKILISRPVKVLHKLPWTILSNHAGPAILKQPLELLSSQDKEAVKPEDDKSSNRPPLIEEITIPSVSKLSKSGVKFLPASSISTISFDAKTCSFYLPSTSLDGNTEVILRNLVAYEASTASGPLVFTRYTELMNGIIDTEEDAKLLREKGIIVNRLKSDEEVAKLFNGMSRSIRLTKVPFLDKAIKDANKYYHGRWKVKMRKSLKTYVFGSWQFLASLATIFLLLLMTLEAFCSVYSCSRMFHINTTNK